One genomic window of Daphnia pulex isolate KAP4 chromosome 10, ASM2113471v1 includes the following:
- the LOC124205585 gene encoding serine-rich adhesin for platelets-like translates to MIKSTIALLIIVAAGVFQTTGACDENHDYMDHQASAFRNTQPRIYDPYYRYANTPFFIPYYYNYPPSSRVQESSDNYEARTPSAGKFNFANPFKNSNPPKSDVNEDEAETRFFGKLALGSSILSSTGLFNNMFGNNAAAAATTGYSHAFKPFSHKLSKWMPLVANTDFSGLLSKLDSCTAPSQEEGICIPGSACSLFGGRPSGSCGLKDVCCINAVTTCGSTVTLNNTYWQSPMNLPPTCSLTIKLDQTLLEQSQDIAQIRLDFMSFSIGQPNSDGTCATDVFKVSGADNYVPDICGDNAGQHMYLDVPTRSAGTSMTSPASREINLSFQLGAQSSASRMWNIKVSLLPSRSKYLAPQDCLQYYTTPTGRVRSFNWQDVAGTATRQLNNQNYNICFRTELVDRQRATEMCLSECPVKNGGKAFLITSPTAATNPAAIAANAQAASDAAKLAAAQTALNSAQTTLTTATTTVTNAQNAVTAATPANYADLQAALVTAQNNLKTAQTNLITAQTAVVNAGVNVTPAQAQAVIDAQTAVTAAQAAVTAAQAAANPPALVAAQSALASAQSSYNSAQSAFNTAQSSFNSAQSAYTTSSSAATAANNAAQSSSSSGSTFTTTTTTFGRQDPVNAGLPAGTTLAVCYYDYLLIDGGRDITNAVTDRYCGNKLNPSNGASTTVQVCTPIRPFRITYHTDGTEGAVAAGTNILPALADTGNTGFCLDFQER, encoded by the exons ATGATCAAATCGACCATTGCGCTGCTGATTATTGTCGCTGCTGGAGTCTTCCAGACCACCGGAGCTTGCGACGAAAATCACGACTACATGGATCATCAAGCATCGGCGTTCCGTAACACCCAACCGAGGATCTACGACCCGTACTACCGATATGCCAATACTCCGTTCTTCATTCCGTATTACTACAACTACCCACCGAGTTCCAGAGTCCAAGAGTCATCAG ATAATTACGAGGCGAGGACACCGTCCGCtggcaaattcaattttgccAATCCGTTCAAGAATTCCAATCCACCTAAAA GTGATGTGAACGAGGACGAAGCTGAAACCCGCTTTTTCGGCAAGCTGGCCTTAGGTTCTTCCATCCTCAGCAGCACTGGCCTATTCAACAACATGTTCGGGaacaatgctgctgctgctgccacgaCAGGATACAGTCACGCGTTCAAGCCGTTTTCCCACAAACTAAGCAAATGGATGCCGCTGGTGGCCAACACCGATTTCTCCGGTCTGCTGTCCAAGCTGGACAGTTGCACGGCTCCCAGCCAAGAAGAGGGAATCTGCATTCCGGGATCGGCCTGCTCGCTCTTCGGCGGACGGCCGAGTGGCTCCTGTGGGCTAAAAGACGTTTGCTGCATTA ATGCGGTTACGACTTGCGGGAGTACAGTCACGCTCAACAACACTTACTGGCAGTCCCCGATGAATTTGCCACCCACCTGTTCTCTCACTATCAAATTAGATCAGACACTTTTGGAACAGTCCCAGGACATCGCCCAAATTcg CTTGGACTTCATGTCGTTCAGCATCGGACAACCGAACTCTGACGGCACTTGCGCCACTGACGTTTTCAAAGTATCCGGAGCCGACAATTATGTGCCGGACATTTGTGGTGATAACGCTGGACAGCACA TGTACTTGGACGTGCCTACCCGATCTGCGGGAACGAGTATGACATCACCAGCGTCCAGGGAGATCAATCTCTCGTTCCAGTTAGGCGCCCAGTCATCTGCTTCACGGATGTGGAACATCAAAGTTTCTTTGTTGCCGTCCCGCTCCAAATATCTCG CTCCGCAGGATTGTCTGCAGTACTACACCACTCCCACCGGCAGAGTTCGCTCGTTTAACTGGCAGGACGTCGCTGGCACCGCTACCCGCCAACTCAACAATCAAAATTACAACATTTGCTTCCGGACGGAACTGGTCGACAGACAG AGAGCCACCGAAATGTGCTTGTCGGAATGTCCGGTAAAGAACGGAGGCAAGGCTTTCCTGATTACCAGTCCAACTGCTGCCACGAACCCGGCCGCTATCGCCGCTAATGCGCAGGCTGCCAGCGACGCTGCTAAACTGGCCGCCGCTCAAACGGCCCTCAATTCGGCCCAGACAACATTAACGACGGCCACCACGACTGTGACAAACGCCCAGAATGCCGTGACAGCTGCTACACCGGCCAACTACGCCG ATCTACAAGCCGCTCTGGTCACCGCCCAGAACAATCTCAAAACAGCGCAAACTAACCTGATTACAGCCCAGACAGCAGTGGTTAACGCTGGCGTCAATGTTACACCCG CTCAAGCCCAAGCTGTTATAGACGCTCAAACAGCAGTGACGGCGGCCCAGGCAGCGGTTACTGCAGCTCAAGCCGCTGCAAACCCACCGGCTCTG GTTGCCGCCCAATCAGCCTTGGCTAGCGCACAATCATCTTACAATTCCGCTCAATCGGCATTCAACACCGCTCAAAGTTCGTTCAACTCCGCCCAATCCGCATACACCACCTCTTCCAGCGCCGCCACCGCTGCCAACAACGCCGCCcaatcttcctcttcttccggCTCAACGTTTACGACAACTACGACGACGTTCGGACGTCAAGATCCGGTGAATGCCGGCTTACCTGCAGGAACTACACTGGCCGTCTGCTATTACGATTACCTGCTGATTGACGGCGGAAGAGACATCACAAATGCCGTGACGGATCGTTACTGCGGTAACAAATTGAATCCATCCAACGGTGCAAGCACTACTGTCCAAGTTTGCA CACCGATAAGGCCATTCCGGATCACCTACCACACGGACGGTACTGAGGGAGCGGTGGCTGCAGGGACTAACATCCTTCCGGCGCTAGCCGATACAGGAAACACTGGATTCTGTCTCGACTTCCAAGAGCGATAG
- the LOC124205603 gene encoding uncharacterized protein LOC124205603, with product MSKYFQLFLATTLIMLLQQHSRACDELAPFSRQQPSADYFNPWLPFYYRPNAMIPDYAEFDTPFIENFLIDTGNNVDEGNNQMEGRSILGDLGANLINAGLYNNRFTPRNNFRPFANLANRIPFSLNPNILNNPLANFDACTGTSDESGICTSGSSCTVFGGLPNGSCTLGRVCCINKVTKCGSTVTLNNTYWQSPSTTTSAASTCTLTVSLDTKLREQKKPVCQIRLDFVSFTTAQPTAGTCTDTFQVGGASTVVPIICGDNAGQHMYFDVPSSATTPTDVQLMFSFAAGTVTPSWNIKIAMLPCGATYLAPKDCLQYFTSATGKIKSFNWQDVASTATRQLNNQKYNICFRTELLSGSEANEMCVSVCSVKNGGDAFSITTVPAFPPGNLDTNAISYAATLSAVGTTIHYNPPPDTVVNAVCLYDYLIIAGARDATGIEADRYCGNALNPFPVGNAYYYYYSSTAGGLPTSIQVCTSIRPFKLTYQTDGTEAAIVSVPVNSNTPIAAAADTANTGFCIDYLER from the exons AtgtcgaaatattttcaactcTTTTTAGCAACAACGCTAATAATGTTATTACAGCAGCACAGCCGTGCTTGTGATGAACTTGCGCCATTTAGTCGACAGCAACCGAGTGCTGATTACTTTAATCCGTGGCTTCCTTTCTATTATCGACCCAACGCAATGATTCCCG ATTATGCCGAATTCGACACCCCTTTTATCGAAAACTTCTTGATTGACACCG GTAATAATGTTGATGAAGGAAACAACCAGATGGAAGGACGTTCCATCCTCGGTGATTTGGGTGCCAACTTGATCAACGCCGGGCTCTACAACAACAGATTCACTCCAAGAAACAACTTCAGGCCTTTCGCCAATCTCGCCAATCGAATTCCCTTCTCGTTGAATCcgaatattttgaataatcCACTGGCCAATTTCGACGCCTGTACGGGAACCAGCGACGAATCTGGAATCTGCACTTCCGGATCTTCTTGTACCGTTTTCGGTGGACTTCCCAACGGTTCCTGCACTCTGGGAAGAGTCTGTTGCATCA ATAAGGTCACTAAATGTGGCAGCACCGTCACACTGAACAACACGTATTGGCAGTCTCCATCAACAACTACTAGCGCTGCTTCCACCTGCACCTTGACTGTTTCACTGGACACTAAACTCAGGGAGCAAAAGAAACCCGTTTGTCAAATCCG TTTGGACTTTGTGTCATTCACAACTGCCCAGCCAACAGCCGGAACTTGTACGGACACTTTCCAAGTTGGCGGAGCATCTACCGTGGTGCCTATCATTTGCGGAGACAACGCCGGACAGCACA TGTACTTTGATGTTCCATCGTCGGCAACAACCCCAACTGATGTCCAGCTCATGTTCAGCTTTGCAGCTGGAACGGTGACGCCTTCGTGGAATATCAAAATCGCGATGCTCCCTTGTGGCGCTACTTACCTTg CCCCCAAGGATTGTCTCCAATATTTCACCTCCGCTACGGGCAAAATCAAGTCGTTTAATTGGCAGGACGTCGCCAGCACTGCTACCCGTCAactcaacaaccaaaaatacaACATTTGCTTCCGGACGGAACTGCTTTCAGGATCG GAAGCCAACGAAATGTGCGTTTCAGTTTGCTCGGTGAAGAACGGAGGCGACGCCTTCTCCATTACGACGGTACCGGCGTTTCCTCCCGGCAACCTCGATACGAACGCAATCAGTTATGCCGCAACTCTTTCTGCAGTGGGCACAACTATCCACTACAATCCACCGCCAGACACAGTCGTCAATGCAGTCTGCCTTTACGACTATCTGATTATTGCTGGCGCTAGAGACGCCACTGGAATAGAGGCCGACCGTTACTGTGGCAACGCCCTTAATCCGTTTCCCGTAGGAAatgcttattattattattactcttCCACGGCGGGTGGTTTACCCACAAGTATCCAAGTGTGCA ctTCGATTAGGCCATTTAAGCTCACCTATCAGACCGACGGGACCGAAGCGGCCATTGTTTCAGTTCCGGTGAATTCAAATACGCCGATTGCGGCCGCCGCTGATACAGCTAACACCGGATTCTGTATCGACTACCTGGAGCGATAA
- the LOC124205605 gene encoding uncharacterized protein LOC124205605 isoform X1, with protein sequence MLTNKILESSLLLFICFLRSGRADTAIVVEVSDDDESKDSVVVEDVPQYGYPTTPWLPYYFFSPMMQPQYSASGITSLSRNWGTVFVPFTSCTSPNKETGICEESGACIRLGGRASGSCANGRVCCINIVTNTCDETDRKVITVDNTYWQSPTTGITSFVSSCGITVKLDAKLPEQGKAVCQVRLNFVLFTIAQPDAESVCITDTFDVAGASNRVPTICGDNEGQHMYLNVPSSSTSPTDLQFSFNFGTNSNPVRAWNILISMIPCDSANLAPMDCLQYFTGRTGTVKSFNWRDVTGTATRQLANQDYSICFRTAPGFAKTLCVTPCTVTSTQKPFSLSLARSVQPQVGQRIDVSQFLSTNCNNDFLVIPGAYNTGNPPIETDMTFDRFCGERLNALPGKGVSTTVCTATATPFRLLYRTNSDETLTATIDTAGPNAVPIAGNRGFCLNFRNQ encoded by the exons atgctaactaataaaattttggaatCGAGTCTTTTActgttcatttgttttctccgGTCTGGACGAGCGGACACGGCGATTGTTGTAGAAGTCTCAGATGATGATGAGTCTAAAGATTCAGTCGTCGTGGAAGATGTACCTCAGTATGGATACCCAACTACTCCTTGGCTACCCTATTACTTCTTTTCACCGATGATGCAACCTCAATATTCAGCATCAGGTATCACAT CTTTGAGTAGAAACTGGGGCACTGTGTTCGTGCCGTTCACAAGCTGCACGTCACCCAACAAAGAAACTGGAATTTGTGAAGAAAGCGGCGCTTGTATCAGACTCGGAGGCAGAGCTTCTGGTTCCTGTGCTAACGGCCGTGTCTGCTGCATTA ATATCGTCACCAACACTTGCGACGAGACGGATCGAAAGGTCATCACCGTCGACAACACTTACTGGCAATCTCCAACGACTGGCATAACCTCTTTCGTTTCCTCCTGTGGTATAACGGTTAAACTGGACGCCAAATTGCCGGAACAAGGAAAGGCCGTTTGTCAAGTCCG GTTaaattttgttctgtttaccATCGCCCAACCGGACGCGGAGTCAGTTTGTATCACCGATACTTTTGATGTAGCTGGAGCCTCGAACAGAGTCCCCACTATTTGCGGAGACAACGAAGGCCAACATA TGTATTTGAATGTGCCTTCATCGTCCACTTCTCCTACCGACTTGCAATTCTCCTTCAATTTCGGGACGAATTCAAATCCTGTACGCGCCTGgaacattttaatttccatGATCCCTTGCGACTCGGCAAATCTCG CACCCATGGATTGTCTCCAGTATTTCACCGGCCGCACGGGAACTGTCAAATCGTTCAACTGGCGTGATGTCACCGGAACGGCCACTCGTCAGTTGGCCAATCAAGACTACAGCATCTGCTTTCGAACGGCGCCAGGTTTTGCT aAGACTTTATGTGTGACCCCGTGCACGGTGACATCAACTCAAAAGCCGTTCAGCCTCAGCTTAGCAAGATCTGTTCAACCTCAAGTTGGACAAAGGATCGATGTGAGTCAATTTCTGTCGACGAACTGCAACAACGACTTCCTGGTCATTCCAGGCGCTTACAATACTGGAAATCCACCGATAGAGACAGACATGACATTCGATCGCTTCTGCGGGGAGAGACTCAATGCTCTGCCAGGAAAAGGTGTCTCAACAACAGTTTGCA cagCCACTGCGACCCCATTCAGACTTCTGTACCGCACCAATAGCGATGAAACGTTAACTGCAACTATAGATACTGCTGGTCCAAACGCTGTTCCTATCGCCGGAAACCGTGGATTCTGTCTCAACTTCCGCAATCAATAA
- the LOC124205605 gene encoding uncharacterized protein LOC124205605 isoform X2 has protein sequence MLTNKILESSLLLFICFLRSGRADTAIVVEVSDDDESKDSVVVEDVPQYGYPTTPWLPYYFFSPMMQPQYSASGITSLSRNWGTVFVPFTSCTSPNKETGICEESGACIRLGGRASGSCANGRVCCINIVTNTCDETDRKVITVDNTYWQSPTTGITSFVSSCGITVKLDAKLPEQGKAVCQVRLNFVLFTIAQPDAESVCITDTFDVAGASNRVPTICGDNEGQHMYLNVPSSSTSPTDLQFSFNFGTNSNPVRAWNILISMIPCDSANLAPMDCLQYFTGRTGTVKSFNWRDVTGTATRQLANQDYSICFRTAPGFAKTLCVTPCTVTSTQKPFSLSLARSVQPQVGQRIDVSQFLSTNCNNDFLVIPGAYNTGNPPIETDMTFDRFCGERLNALPGKGVSTTVCTTATPFRLLYRTNSDETLTATIDTAGPNAVPIAGNRGFCLNFRNQ, from the exons atgctaactaataaaattttggaatCGAGTCTTTTActgttcatttgttttctccgGTCTGGACGAGCGGACACGGCGATTGTTGTAGAAGTCTCAGATGATGATGAGTCTAAAGATTCAGTCGTCGTGGAAGATGTACCTCAGTATGGATACCCAACTACTCCTTGGCTACCCTATTACTTCTTTTCACCGATGATGCAACCTCAATATTCAGCATCAGGTATCACAT CTTTGAGTAGAAACTGGGGCACTGTGTTCGTGCCGTTCACAAGCTGCACGTCACCCAACAAAGAAACTGGAATTTGTGAAGAAAGCGGCGCTTGTATCAGACTCGGAGGCAGAGCTTCTGGTTCCTGTGCTAACGGCCGTGTCTGCTGCATTA ATATCGTCACCAACACTTGCGACGAGACGGATCGAAAGGTCATCACCGTCGACAACACTTACTGGCAATCTCCAACGACTGGCATAACCTCTTTCGTTTCCTCCTGTGGTATAACGGTTAAACTGGACGCCAAATTGCCGGAACAAGGAAAGGCCGTTTGTCAAGTCCG GTTaaattttgttctgtttaccATCGCCCAACCGGACGCGGAGTCAGTTTGTATCACCGATACTTTTGATGTAGCTGGAGCCTCGAACAGAGTCCCCACTATTTGCGGAGACAACGAAGGCCAACATA TGTATTTGAATGTGCCTTCATCGTCCACTTCTCCTACCGACTTGCAATTCTCCTTCAATTTCGGGACGAATTCAAATCCTGTACGCGCCTGgaacattttaatttccatGATCCCTTGCGACTCGGCAAATCTCG CACCCATGGATTGTCTCCAGTATTTCACCGGCCGCACGGGAACTGTCAAATCGTTCAACTGGCGTGATGTCACCGGAACGGCCACTCGTCAGTTGGCCAATCAAGACTACAGCATCTGCTTTCGAACGGCGCCAGGTTTTGCT aAGACTTTATGTGTGACCCCGTGCACGGTGACATCAACTCAAAAGCCGTTCAGCCTCAGCTTAGCAAGATCTGTTCAACCTCAAGTTGGACAAAGGATCGATGTGAGTCAATTTCTGTCGACGAACTGCAACAACGACTTCCTGGTCATTCCAGGCGCTTACAATACTGGAAATCCACCGATAGAGACAGACATGACATTCGATCGCTTCTGCGGGGAGAGACTCAATGCTCTGCCAGGAAAAGGTGTCTCAACAACAGTTTGCA CCACTGCGACCCCATTCAGACTTCTGTACCGCACCAATAGCGATGAAACGTTAACTGCAACTATAGATACTGCTGGTCCAAACGCTGTTCCTATCGCCGGAAACCGTGGATTCTGTCTCAACTTCCGCAATCAATAA
- the LOC124205608 gene encoding uncharacterized protein LOC124205608, producing MSHVNVFILGLFLVISQHVRASTCDSESVEDSPNINAPENSMVLEDSPRLPTNNPWLPYYYYTTPMAPQFAIPAVSTKVTPAFVPFTSCTSPNNETGICADSIACNRYGGRASGSCLGGRVCCINIVSNTCGESDPKIITIDNTYWLSPSMGIGSSTSSCSVTIKLNAKLPEQGKAVCQVRLNFIMFSIGQPDTESVCSTDTFEVLGASNRIPTICGDNEGQHMYLNVPPSSTSPTDLQLTVTFGAN from the exons atgtcccACGTCAACGTTTTCATTCTAGGTCTTTTTCTGGTGATTTCTCAGCATGTCCGAGCAAGCACTTGCGACTCTGAGAGCGTCGAGGATTCGCCAAATATTAATGCGCCGGAAAATTCGATGGTTTTAGAAGATTCACCTCGACTCCCTACTAATAATCCCTGGCTAccgtactactactacacaacaCCAATGGCGCCTCAATTTGCAATACCag CAGTGAGCACGAAGGTCACTCCAGCGTTCGTTCCGTTCACAAGCTGCACGTCACCCAATAACGAAACGGGCATTTGTGCAGATAGCATCGCGTGTAATAGATACGGTGGACGAGCCAGTGGGTCTTGTCTTGGAGGTCGCGTTTGTTGCATCA ATATTGTTAGCAACACCTGCGGCGAATCAGATCCAAAGATTATCACCATCGACAACACTTATTGGCTATCGCCTTCAATGGGCATCGGTTCTTCCACCAGCAGTTGCAGCGTTACGATTAAGTTGAACGCCAAATTGCCTGAACAAGGAAAAGCCGTTTGTCAAGTCCG GTTGAATTTTATAATGTTTTCCATCGGTCAGCCGGACACGGAGTCAGTTTGTAGCACCGACACGTTCGAAGTGTTGGGAGCTTCCAACAGAATCCCCACCATATGCGGAGACAACGAAGGACAACACa TGTACCTAAATGTGCCTCCATCGTCCACCTCTCCTACCGACTTGCAATTGACAGTCACTTTTGGCGctaattga